Part of the Thermodesulfobacteriota bacterium genome is shown below.
TCGCGGGAGGTACTGGTCCTCTCCGGCGACCATATCTACTACATGGATTATCGTCCTGTGATCCAGTTTCACCGCAGGAAAAGGGCGGATATGACCATCGCCATGATGACCGTCCCCATGGACCAGATAAGACACTTTGGCACGGCCATCACGGACCGGAAGGGACGCATAATGGAATGGGAAGAAAAGCCGGAAGTGCCCAGAACCAACCTGGCCTCTATGGGCATCTATGTCTTCAAGACCTCATATCTTCTCTCTGTATTGCAAAAAACCGGGGAACATGACTTTGGTAAACATATTATACCCATGGCCATCAACAAAGACGCGGTCTATGCCTATCCTTTTCAGGGATACTGGCGCGACGTGGGCACTCTCGATGCCTACTGGAGGGCGAATATGGATCTCCTCGATCCAGCAAGCGAGCTTACCCCCGAGGCCTGGGGAGTCAGACCAAACCTGGAAGAAGCCGGTTTAATGTCTGACTGGCCTCCAGCCATGATCCTGCCCGGGGCAAAGGTCTCCAATTCGGTTATATCTGCCGGCTGCGTCATCGAAGGGACGGTCGAACACTCTGTCCTGTCACCGGGCGTTTATGTGGCAAGGGGAGCTAGAGTAAAAGACTCGGTGATCATGCACGAATGTCAGATTATGGCTGGCAGCCGTATAGTAACGGCTATCCTGGATAAGAAAGTAAATACGGGAAAAAATGTTATCGTCGGGTCTGGCCCCAGAGACACACCTAATCAGGAGTTCCCCGAACAACTGTTTACCGGGCTGGCCATTATCGGCAAAAAAACTGCATTACCCGCAGGTGTATGCATAGGACCGAATAGTATTGTTTACCCGGGGTGCGGCGAGGCTGATTTTGGTCAGAAAGAGGTCTTGCCCGGTTCAGTGATCCGGCCGCTTACGCCATAGGACTCCGCCGTTTTCCCCCTGGTATTTTTCGACCATACCTGCCGTCTCCATCTCGCCCAGGAGGTACGTCAATCTTTCTCCGGCGCAGCTTATCTTTTCCCGCAGTTTGTCCTGATCGAGGAAATTCTCTGCATCAAGGTGGGACAGGACTAATGCCGAGAGTTCCTTACATTCCTGCGCGAGGGCGTAAAGATCGGTAAGGGTTTTTATTTGGTTAGCGACGAAACGGCCGGTCAGACGCCCACCGTAAGCGCCCTGCCTTCCCAGGTCGCGCAGCCGCATCCACTCATCCCGGGACTGGAGCGCACTTTTCCCGGCCTGATCATAGACGGCCTGGCGCAGATAGCTCATGGCCTCTATATGATGGTTGGTCGCCTCCTTCTCCAGTGCGGATAATTCCGCCGATGGGACTTTTGCCGCCGTGTTGCGGTCGGAATCAGGCCTAACCATCTTTAACAAAAAACTAAACATTCCCCACATGCTGCCTCTAGATAACCTTAAATCGTGCCGGCGGTCAATATCTTATCAGATCAGGACTTCCCCCCCATGTTTATGGAAGCCATTATTCCTGAGCGTAACTTGCTGGAGCAGTCCCGTAGGGTGGGTTTTACCCACCATCATTCCCTTGGTGGGCAAAGCCCCATAAGCGCTAAAATAAGAAGTGCTAAATAAACGTATGTAGCATATCGAATTGTAGCATTCTGTTTCTTGGACGTTCCATAAGCTGCGCCCTGATGTGGGACCAGTGTTCTAAAGCCTTGGTCAACGATAATCTTGGAACTACAGCATGTTGCATAACCATGAACCAGAATTCGTATTCTCGCCACGGACTCCTTACACCTTGTATGTCTCTGTTCACCTCAGAATTCTGGGGGGCATTGAAGCGGGTACCCCCAGGGGGAAAAAGATTCCGCCTCTCGGTATAGGCGCTCTACAAGCAAAGCCACAAACATTTTTCCATACAGCCAAGCGATACAGCTGTTTGGGTCGGATTTGGGAAGGTGCCCAATTCCTATGATGCTCTTTAGCCGCTTGAAAGCCAGCTCGATCTGCCATCGTCCGCGGTATAACGAGAGAACGCCCTCCCCGTCTAGGTTACGGCGACTGGCCGTGGTGAACAGGGTTATATATTCTGCATACTCTAAGGTTTCAGGGCGGAGTTCTTTTCCTTTTTTGGAGGCCATCCTTAGTAAACGCTTTTTGGACAATTCTACAGCCTCCTCGCTTTTCCTTAAGGAACAGAGGCGACCCTTAATAAGGCTCCCATCACCCGGGTCCTGGAACCACACGTCCCAATCGCCTACTTGGCCCTCAGTTAGTGAACGAAGGAGTTCTAAAACATTGAGGCTCTTTCCACGCCGTGTGAATAGAGGCAGATTCGTCGAGTGAAATCGTACCATCACATGCCCTTGGTGCTTGATAACATGCACGATTCCTTTTCGCTTACAGTATCCCCTATCGCCGACCATAAGGTCATCGGACTCGACCCCGTATCGCTCAAAGCCCTCTACGACCTTTGTGGTTGTAACTGTGCAAGTATCGCACAACAATGTCTTCATCTGAAAACAATAATGGATTCGCCAATCAGAACCCGTACTTCCGGGTTCACTTATAGACGTGCCATCCACAATGCGTACGCGAAATTTCGGGCTAAGCTCAGCATCCGGTCTTTTCTCACGAAGCGCTGCCAACAGCTCAAGGGCCATCCACCGAAGCCATTCTCCGGACACCCTAAGCCGATGCAGCAAAGCAACGTCTTCAATTTTGCAAAGACCAACTTCGGAAGCATAGGCCGCAGTAGTCCGGAGAGATTTCCCATCGGCCAGATGTATGAGCAGCACCCGAAGTAAGGTTTCAGCCGAGTCAATCTTTCGCTTTCGT
Proteins encoded:
- a CDS encoding sugar phosphate nucleotidyltransferase, encoding MNEALVMLLAGGVGSRLNIMVEARAKPAVPFGGIYRIIDFTLSNVMNSGISNVAVLTQYKPLSLMEHIGTGAPWDFIGRGRGAKILPPRTGQKDSDWYKGTADAMRQNIDYINSHPSREVLVLSGDHIYYMDYRPVIQFHRRKRADMTIAMMTVPMDQIRHFGTAITDRKGRIMEWEEKPEVPRTNLASMGIYVFKTSYLLSVLQKTGEHDFGKHIIPMAINKDAVYAYPFQGYWRDVGTLDAYWRANMDLLDPASELTPEAWGVRPNLEEAGLMSDWPPAMILPGAKVSNSVISAGCVIEGTVEHSVLSPGVYVARGARVKDSVIMHECQIMAGSRIVTAILDKKVNTGKNVIVGSGPRDTPNQEFPEQLFTGLAIIGKKTALPAGVCIGPNSIVYPGCGEADFGQKEVLPGSVIRPLTP
- a CDS encoding IS4 family transposase; translated protein: MKTTANDGDWKIMLRFLPAHWGSKATELGALTRKRKIDSAETLLRVLLIHLADGKSLRTTAAYASEVGLCKIEDVALLHRLRVSGEWLRWMALELLAALREKRPDAELSPKFRVRIVDGTSISEPGSTGSDWRIHYCFQMKTLLCDTCTVTTTKVVEGFERYGVESDDLMVGDRGYCKRKGIVHVIKHQGHVMVRFHSTNLPLFTRRGKSLNVLELLRSLTEGQVGDWDVWFQDPGDGSLIKGRLCSLRKSEEAVELSKKRLLRMASKKGKELRPETLEYAEYITLFTTASRRNLDGEGVLSLYRGRWQIELAFKRLKSIIGIGHLPKSDPNSCIAWLYGKMFVALLVERLYREAESFSPWGYPLQCPPEF